A stretch of Candidatus Paceibacter sp. DNA encodes these proteins:
- a CDS encoding DUF86 domain-containing protein, with the protein MENEIQFLSKYKKEVDWKVYQSVREKRLEIERWIECLINATLDISKMLTTLQGEEVPETSREILFKIASRVYKEENKAETFSQFAKIRNTLAHRYLDIRWQDIKMFLQIASKIYPPFLEYVKHEIES; encoded by the coding sequence TTGGAAAATGAAATACAATTTCTTTCAAAATATAAGAAAGAAGTTGATTGGAAAGTTTATCAATCCGTGAGGGAAAAAAGATTGGAAATAGAGAGGTGGATTGAATGTCTCATCAATGCCACCTTAGATATATCAAAGATGCTCACGACTTTGCAAGGTGAGGAAGTTCCTGAAACGTCAAGGGAGATACTTTTCAAAATAGCTTCCCGTGTCTATAAGGAAGAAAATAAAGCAGAGACCTTCTCTCAGTTTGCCAAAATAAGAAATACCCTTGCCCATCGATACCTTGATATAAGGTGGCAAGATATAAAAATGTTCCTTCAGATAGCTTCTAAGATATATCCACCATTTTTAGAATATGTAAAGCATGAAATTGAATCGTAA
- a CDS encoding flippase, with amino-acid sequence MTSEIYKKIGTNSIYNLIRRFVTLPIGLILPPITIKYIGVEGYGIWVLIQTLITYTSLMDMGLSPAITKYTAEYEAREDHFKILQIFNTLFVVYVVLCFILFVIVFSCGGLIIDLFIKSTKISKETVFFVLITSSLVFCCNMVFSVYSSFLNGMQRMDITNKIGSISSISNFIFSIVFLYLGGGIKSLAVASGISCIITSTMYIHASKKIAPYLVFNPFLFSFKTIKEIWGFSSYGAMGNLVAMIHFQSDKLIISYFLGVNSLAFYDIAHRLVFFIWGLCGSLITPIMPAISHTHAKYGSEGSKEVFQTIFKYTTLIACPLFLFVSVFADKLILVWLGTGYGNAISVLRVLSLAYFLNILSGPGASILTGMGFYKIPFHGGVITAITTILLCPILIIKFGILGSAIGIMSAYGIGVFYLFIQLQKVFDTFSIPRILYNSLVFPVVTSMSIFLATSTLIKYFVINKYFELIPACISLLIAYCLITFKDRRYRAIWESISAIRL; translated from the coding sequence ATGACCTCTGAAATATACAAAAAAATCGGAACAAACTCGATTTACAATCTCATCCGTAGGTTTGTCACACTTCCTATAGGATTAATTCTACCTCCTATAACAATTAAATATATTGGAGTGGAGGGATATGGCATATGGGTTTTGATACAGACACTCATAACATATACCTCTCTTATGGATATGGGTTTAAGCCCTGCTATTACAAAGTATACGGCTGAATATGAGGCACGTGAAGACCATTTTAAGATTCTACAAATCTTCAATACGCTATTTGTTGTGTATGTGGTTTTATGTTTTATATTGTTTGTCATAGTATTCTCATGCGGTGGGCTGATTATAGATTTATTTATCAAATCTACTAAGATATCGAAAGAAACTGTATTTTTTGTGCTGATTACATCGAGTTTGGTTTTTTGCTGTAATATGGTTTTTAGTGTGTACTCTTCTTTTCTCAATGGTATGCAAAGAATGGACATAACAAATAAGATTGGCAGTATATCATCTATAAGTAATTTCATCTTTTCGATTGTATTTTTATATCTTGGCGGAGGAATTAAAAGCCTCGCTGTTGCAAGTGGAATATCCTGCATAATTACTTCCACTATGTACATACATGCCAGCAAAAAAATCGCACCCTATTTAGTTTTTAATCCTTTCCTGTTTAGTTTTAAAACAATAAAAGAGATTTGGGGATTTAGTAGTTATGGTGCTATGGGTAATCTGGTAGCAATGATACATTTTCAATCGGACAAACTCATTATAAGCTATTTTCTTGGTGTAAACAGTTTAGCCTTTTATGACATTGCTCACCGATTGGTATTTTTTATCTGGGGGCTATGTGGCTCCTTGATTACCCCTATTATGCCTGCAATATCTCATACCCATGCAAAATATGGATCGGAAGGATCGAAAGAAGTTTTTCAAACAATCTTTAAATATACAACATTAATTGCTTGTCCTTTATTTTTGTTCGTTTCTGTCTTTGCAGACAAACTAATACTTGTCTGGTTAGGTACCGGTTATGGGAATGCAATTTCTGTTCTAAGAGTTTTATCTCTAGCATACTTTCTCAATATACTTTCTGGGCCTGGTGCGTCAATTTTAACTGGTATGGGGTTCTATAAGATTCCATTTCATGGGGGAGTGATTACTGCTATAACTACAATTTTGTTGTGCCCAATTCTTATTATAAAATTCGGCATTTTAGGAAGTGCAATTGGAATTATGTCGGCTTATGGAATAGGAGTTTTTTATCTATTTATTCAATTACAAAAGGTCTTTGATACTTTCTCAATACCTCGCATTTTATATAATTCATTAGTATTTCCGGTAGTAACAAGTATGTCCATTTTTCTTGCAACAAGCACCTTAATAAAATATTTCGTTATCAACAAATACTTTGAATTAATACCTGCCTGTATATCCCTTTTAATTGCATATTGTTTAATAACTTTTAAAGATAGAAGGTATCGTGCTATATGGGAATCTATTTCTGCTATTCGTTTATAA
- a CDS encoding nucleotidyltransferase domain-containing protein, which yields MRDILKNYFEGRVDVAFAFLFGSAIRGKIRKEGDVDVGVYFWPEKDIEWEAFGKVYPGEARIGLDLERILKKEVDLIVLNRARSILADEIVRKGHPIIIKDKGLFMDFLCIVSDEAEYVRDWLSTYYLETRLVSGR from the coding sequence GTGCGCGATATTCTTAAAAATTACTTTGAAGGGCGAGTGGACGTCGCTTTTGCCTTCCTTTTTGGATCGGCGATAAGGGGCAAAATTCGGAAGGAAGGTGATGTGGATGTCGGTGTATACTTTTGGCCTGAAAAGGATATTGAATGGGAAGCATTTGGTAAAGTTTATCCGGGAGAAGCAAGAATAGGTCTTGATTTAGAAAGGATATTAAAAAAGGAAGTCGATCTCATCGTGCTTAATAGAGCACGCTCTATTCTTGCAGATGAGATTGTAAGAAAAGGGCATCCTATAATAATCAAAGATAAAGGGCTGTTTATGGATTTTTTATGTATTGTCAGTGACGAGGCAGAATATGTAAGGGATTGGTTATCGACATATTATCTGGAGACAAGGCTTGTCTCGGGAAGATAA